AGGTTACGGACCAGATCAACCGAAACTCGACAACGCAACGCCAGAAGGGCGCGCTGCGAATAGAAGAATCGAGTTCAAAGTTCAGGAGTGGAACGAGTAGATGCAGTGGCTTATTGCGAATATGTGGATGGCACTGGCGGCTGCGACCGTCCTCGGCCTGTTCTTCGGGTTTTCATTTCGCGGATTGCTGGTTGGTTCGCGCGTGCGCCGCGCCCAGGTTGAACGCGAGATCGCCAGGACTGAACTGACACAAGCCAAGGCTGAGGTTGAAGCCCTCTACGCGGCGCAGCGCAAGCGCAAGGAAGAAAATTCACAGGCGGTTGGCGGCGATCAAAGGCTACAAGCTGAGTTGGAAGATCGCGAAACTCGGATCGTGTCGCTGGGGGATGAACTTTCTGCTGCGCGCGCAGAACTCGAGCAGCTGAAAACCGAAAACGGCAATGGTGGACGCGTCGTTGAAACCGCCAGCGCTGCAGTTGCGGGCGCCGTGGCGGGTGCCGTTCTGGCGGACGGGGATCAGGAAGAATTGACGCAATTGCGCGACCGTAATGTCTGGCTCGAGGAACGCGTCGCCGCGCTGGAGGCGGAGCCAGCACCTACGCCGTCTGTTGCCGAACCGGCGCCGCCAACAATGCCCGATTCAGATGATCCTGCGCTGGAAAAGATGACCTGGCAGGCGGGGTATCTCAGACAGCGTGTGGATGCACTGGAATCAGAGCTTGTCACCGTACGGGCGGCGGATGTCGCCATTGCGGCTGCGCCGGTCGCAGAACCGCCTGTGCCGGAAGCGCCGGCAGAGGATTCGGCGACTGCAGAGGGCGATGAGGAACTGGCGCGACTGCGATGGCGCAATCGCTATCTGGAAGGCCGGCTGGCCTATTTCGAAGCGGGAGAGGCCGAAGCAGCTGAAGCGGAAGCCAGCGGTGAGTCGGCTGCCGAAATGCTCGTTGAAGAGCCCGCTTCAGAAGCGCCGGAAGCGTTGCCACCAGAGCCTGAGCCTGAACCAGAGCCTGAACCAGAGCCTGTTGAAGCCTCAGAACCGACCGTACATCCGTCAGAGGCCATGCTCGCCGAACTCGAAGGCGTTCAACCTGAGCAGATCGACAAACCGGATGATGGCGGCGATGACCTGACGGCCATTACGGGGATTGGTCCTCGGATCGGCGAGGTTCTGAACGAGCTGGGAATATTCCGCTTCGCGCAGATCGCGATCTGGACGCCAGAGAATGAGACCTGGATCGAAAATCATCTTTCGTTCAAGGGCCGGGTGAGCCGTGAAAACTGGGTCGAACAGGCCAAGACGCTTATGGCTGAACAAAGCGCCTGATCGTGCTTCATCCAGCATTCACGTGACGCATGCGAAATTCTATGCGAGCATTCGTAATTCCATAGGTGTGGCTGGGTGAGATCGGCGCACAACAGGCGGGCAAAGGGAGACTGGCAGATGGATAAACTACTGATTACCGACGAGATGATCGAAACCGGCGACCGCATTGATGCGCCGAGAGATTTTCTGGAGAAAGCGCCGCGTCTGCGGATGTCGCGTCGCGGGATCATCAAGGGTCTGGCCTGTGGGACGATTGTGCCCATCGTGACAGGGTGTTCGACCAATCCGGTGACAGGCGAGTCTCAGCTTATTCTTCCCGGTTTTGACAATGCCTCGCTGGCGGCGATGTCGACGACAGCCTGGTCCGAAATGAAAAAGCAGACCCCGCAAACCGGCGATAGCCGTTTGCGCAATCGCGTGCTGACCACCTGGGACCGCACGGCAAGAGGGCGCTCAGCAGCGCTCAAGGACAAGTACAATCAGGATGTCGCCTATGTGCCCAACGAGTGGGAAGTCGCGGTATTCGATACCGATGATGTCAACGCGTTCGTCATGCCGGGACAACAGGTCGGTGTTTATCGCGGGATTACAGAACTGACGGAAAATGACGATCAGCTGGCGTCTGTGCTTGGTCATGAAGCTGGGCACATTGATGGCCGTCACTCTGCGGCGCGGGCGTCTGCCCAGGTCACAGCGCAAGTTGCCATGGTCGCCGGGCAGGTAGCGATCGCGCAATCTGATGAGCTGCGTCAGTACGGCAATACATTGGCGGCTCTGGGCGG
This DNA window, taken from Hyphomonas sp. Mor2, encodes the following:
- a CDS encoding M48 family metallopeptidase, which encodes MDKLLITDEMIETGDRIDAPRDFLEKAPRLRMSRRGIIKGLACGTIVPIVTGCSTNPVTGESQLILPGFDNASLAAMSTTAWSEMKKQTPQTGDSRLRNRVLTTWDRTARGRSAALKDKYNQDVAYVPNEWEVAVFDTDDVNAFVMPGQQVGVYRGITELTENDDQLASVLGHEAGHIDGRHSAARASAQVTAQVAMVAGQVAIAQSDELRQYGNTLAALGGAAIQFGVLLPYSRNHELQADKLGVDYMHKAGYDVTEAPRLWELMDQKSAGNRPPEFMSTHPDPGRRRDELINYINANGYAFI